The Paenibacillus amylolyticus genome contains the following window.
TCATAACAAAAACTACGAAAAACGCCTGAATAACAAGGTTTAATCCATGTTATCCAGGCGTTATTCAGAAGGCTCAGCGCAAACTTATGCACTGGTAATCTGATTAAATCTTATTCATTTACACCAAACGTGTTGCAATCTCTTCTTTCAATTGAGCAATAATCTCATCGACCGGTTTCATGCCGAGATCGCCTTCTCCGCGTTTACGCACGGATACGGCTTCTGCATTGCGCTCATTCTCACCGACTACAAACATATAAGGCATTTTCTCAAGCTGCGCCTCACGGATTTTATATCCAAGCTTCTCATTCCGCAGATCCGCTTCAGCAGAGATTCCCGCACGTTTCAGCTTCGCTTCCACTTCACGCGCGTAATCGTCGAAGTTTCCGGATACCGGGATCACTTTTGCCTGAACCGGGGACAACCACAGTGGGAAAGCTCCTGCAAAGTTCTCCAGCAAGAATGCCGTGAAACGTTCCATTGTACTGATTACACCACGGTGAATAACGACCGGACGATGCTTCTGCCCGTCATCTCCCACATATTCAAGTTCAAAGCGCTCAGGCAACAGGAAGTCCAGTTGAACTGTAGACAATGTCTCTTCTTTGCCCAATGCTGTTTTGATCTGTACATCCAGCTTCGGACCGTAGAATGCCGCTTCACCTTCTGCTTCATAGAACGGAAGATCAAGCTCTTCCACTACTTCACGCAGCATGCGTTGAGACATTTCCCACATCTCGTCGTTCTGGAAGTATTTCTCTGTATCCTTCGGATCGCGATAGGACAGACGGAAACGGTATTCGTTAATACCGAAATCCTTGTACACCGTTTGAATTAACTCGATAACACGAGCGAACTCTTCCTTGATCTGATCCGGGCGTGCAAAAATGTGCGAGTCGTTCAGTGTCATGGCACGTACACGGTGCAGACCTGTTAACGCCCCCGACATTTCATAACGGTGCATCATGCCCAGCTCAGCAATACGGATTGGCAGATCACGGTAGCTGTGCATGCTGGACTTGTACACCATCATATGGTGTGGACAGTTCATTGGACGGAGAACGAGTTCCTCGTTATCCATAACCATTTTCGGGAACATATCTTCCTGGTAGTGCTCCCAGTGTCCAGATGTTTTGTACAATTCCACGTTACCCAGAACCGGTGTGTATACATGCTGGTATCCAAGGCTTTCTTCCAGGTCCACAATATAACGCTCCAGCGTACGGCGCAGCTTCGCACCATTTGGCAACCAGATTGGCAGGCCTTGTCCAACCAGTTGGGAGAATGTGAACATTTCGAGCTCTTTCCCCAGCTTGCGGTGATCGCGTTTGCGAGCTTCTTCAAGGAAGTGCAGATGCTCGTCCAGCTGTGCTTTTTTCACAAAAGCCGTACCATAAATACGTTGAAGCATTTTGTTTTTGCTGTCTCCACGCCAGTAAGCACCAGCGACATTCATCAATTTGAACACTTTGATTTTGCTAGTCGATGGTACGTGAGGACCACGACACAAGTCGAAGAATTCACCTTGCTCATAAATCGTGATTACACTGTCTTCCGGCAAATCACGAATCAATTCCAGTTTGTATGGATCGCCCACTTCTTCGAACGTTTTGATCGCGTCCTCGCGGCTAACTTCCTTACGTACGATTGGCAAGTTCTCGTTCACGATACGTTCCATTTCCTTCTCAATCTTCTGGAGATCTTCGGGATTGAGCGCGTGTTCAAGATCCAT
Protein-coding sequences here:
- the thrS gene encoding threonine--tRNA ligase: MAVNIKLPDGSVREYADGSTIEDVAASISSGLRKNAVAGKLDGIVVDLSTTLHEGALVEIVTLDSPEGLEVMRHSTAHLMAQAVKRLFGNQEVRLGIGPVIEDGFYYDMDLEHALNPEDLQKIEKEMERIVNENLPIVRKEVSREDAIKTFEEVGDPYKLELIRDLPEDSVITIYEQGEFFDLCRGPHVPSTSKIKVFKLMNVAGAYWRGDSKNKMLQRIYGTAFVKKAQLDEHLHFLEEARKRDHRKLGKELEMFTFSQLVGQGLPIWLPNGAKLRRTLERYIVDLEESLGYQHVYTPVLGNVELYKTSGHWEHYQEDMFPKMVMDNEELVLRPMNCPHHMMVYKSSMHSYRDLPIRIAELGMMHRYEMSGALTGLHRVRAMTLNDSHIFARPDQIKEEFARVIELIQTVYKDFGINEYRFRLSYRDPKDTEKYFQNDEMWEMSQRMLREVVEELDLPFYEAEGEAAFYGPKLDVQIKTALGKEETLSTVQLDFLLPERFELEYVGDDGQKHRPVVIHRGVISTMERFTAFLLENFAGAFPLWLSPVQAKVIPVSGNFDDYAREVEAKLKRAGISAEADLRNEKLGYKIREAQLEKMPYMFVVGENERNAEAVSVRKRGEGDLGMKPVDEIIAQLKEEIATRLV